One window from the genome of Actinoplanes teichomyceticus ATCC 31121 encodes:
- a CDS encoding ABC transporter ATP-binding protein — protein MALITVRQLTKEYVRTRPVRGRFGTLRTLFTREKERTLAVDHIDFTVDEGEVVGCLGPNGAGKSTTIKLLTGVLWPTGGTVEVAGPDGPAVPWRDRKRIARRIGVVFGQRSQLWWDLPLIESFKLVAALYDVPGPRYAGNLARLRRLLELDPFLHTPVRQLSLGQRMRGDLAAALLHDPPVLYLDEPTVGLDVLAKETVRGFVDEANRSGRTTVLLTTHDLADVERLCRRILLIDHGRVLYDGPVDGLVRRYAPHRDVLVRLDGAEPAGDRLTLDGFVGEREHDGRWRFRVGRDEPVHRLLAAAGDGRRIRDLSVVESNLESVVRELYRDRREG, from the coding sequence ATGGCGCTCATCACCGTGCGGCAGTTGACCAAGGAGTATGTGCGGACCAGGCCGGTTAGGGGCCGGTTCGGCACGTTGCGCACCCTGTTCACCCGGGAGAAGGAACGCACCCTGGCCGTCGATCACATCGACTTCACCGTCGACGAGGGTGAGGTGGTCGGCTGTCTGGGTCCCAACGGCGCCGGCAAGTCGACCACCATCAAGTTGCTCACCGGCGTGCTGTGGCCGACCGGCGGGACGGTGGAGGTGGCCGGGCCGGACGGGCCGGCGGTGCCGTGGCGCGACCGGAAGCGGATCGCCCGGCGGATCGGCGTGGTGTTCGGCCAGCGCAGCCAGCTGTGGTGGGATCTGCCACTGATCGAATCGTTCAAGCTGGTCGCCGCGCTGTACGACGTCCCGGGCCCGCGCTACGCCGGCAACCTGGCCCGGCTGCGCCGCTTGCTGGAACTCGACCCGTTCCTGCACACCCCGGTCCGGCAGCTGAGCCTGGGCCAGCGGATGCGCGGCGACCTGGCGGCCGCGCTGCTCCACGATCCGCCGGTGCTCTACCTCGACGAGCCCACCGTGGGCCTGGACGTGCTGGCCAAGGAGACCGTCCGCGGCTTCGTCGACGAGGCCAACCGCAGCGGGCGCACCACCGTCCTGCTGACCACGCACGACCTGGCCGACGTGGAGCGGCTGTGCCGGCGGATCCTGCTGATCGACCACGGCCGGGTGCTCTACGACGGGCCGGTCGACGGCCTGGTGCGGCGGTACGCGCCGCACCGGGACGTGCTGGTCCGGCTGGACGGCGCCGAGCCGGCCGGGGACCGGCTGACCCTGGACGGGTTCGTCGGCGAACGCGAGCACGACGGCCGGTGGCGGTTCCGGGTGGGCCGCGACGAGCCGGTGCACCGGCTGCTGGCCGCGGCCGGCGACGGGCGGCGGATCCGGGACCTGTCGGTGGTCGAGTCGAACCTGGAGAGCGTGGTGCGGGAGTTGTACCGGGATCGGCGGGAGGGGTGA
- a CDS encoding ABC transporter permease: MRPALRAYRAYLRAAVAMRLQYRATLLASAGVTLLWILLVTRVWAAAYQDRETVAGLSLRSTVVYLTLASLQAVVLNSPLPWIVAGRVRSGEVVFDVSRPLGYPGQMLALQAGQSLTQTTVMVLVTPLAGLLGGLSAPAGLAAGLLYPVALLLGWTLNALLSLLVALAAFWTVENLGISVLYRFVAAFLAGASVPLSFFPGPLRVLAEALPFRFVVHEPAAIYIGQIHGTAVLRGFALALAWIVLLAGLAAVVWRRAYRRIVVHGG, from the coding sequence GTGAGGCCCGCGCTGCGCGCCTACCGCGCGTACCTGCGGGCGGCGGTCGCCATGCGGTTGCAGTACCGGGCCACGCTCCTCGCCTCGGCCGGCGTCACCCTGCTGTGGATCCTCCTGGTGACCCGGGTGTGGGCGGCCGCCTACCAGGACCGGGAGACGGTCGCCGGGCTCAGCCTGCGCAGCACGGTGGTGTACCTGACGCTGGCGAGCCTGCAGGCCGTCGTGCTCAACTCGCCGCTGCCGTGGATCGTGGCGGGCCGGGTCCGCAGCGGGGAGGTCGTCTTCGACGTCAGCCGCCCGCTCGGCTACCCGGGGCAGATGCTCGCCCTGCAGGCCGGTCAGTCGCTGACCCAGACCACGGTGATGGTGCTGGTCACGCCGCTGGCCGGGCTGCTCGGCGGGCTGTCCGCGCCGGCCGGCCTCGCCGCCGGGCTGCTCTACCCGGTGGCCCTGCTGCTCGGCTGGACGCTCAACGCGCTGCTGTCGCTGCTGGTGGCGCTGGCCGCGTTCTGGACGGTGGAGAACCTGGGGATCTCGGTGCTGTACCGCTTCGTCGCGGCGTTCCTGGCCGGCGCCAGCGTGCCGCTGTCGTTCTTCCCCGGACCGTTGCGGGTGCTCGCCGAGGCGTTGCCGTTCCGGTTCGTGGTGCACGAGCCGGCCGCGATCTACATCGGTCAGATTCACGGTACGGCGGTGCTGCGCGGCTTCGCCCTCGCGCTGGCCTGGATCGTGCTGCTGGCCGGGCTGGCCGCCGTGGTCTGGCGCCGGGCGTACCGGCGGATCGTGGTGCACGGTGGCTGA
- a CDS encoding ABC transporter permease gives MAELRRQIRLYLLMRGAALRGAAQYRGNIAVMVLAGAVYQGSGFAFVGVLLHTFGTVAGWRLGEVAFLYGMRLLAHALWLVTLDGVGQADAAIREGHLDRMLLRPANTLGQLANHTRSLLPFGDLSVALVVFGVALTVADVDLSPGSVAFLLLAVVGGALIEGSAAVLVAGFSVRVPDTWALRTVLFDAFDTLGSYPLSIFGSGVQRVLTYVWPIAFVAFLPASVVLGRTGQLAVPATLGYATPAVGVVLFTLAYRFWRRQLRGYQGVGH, from the coding sequence GTGGCTGAGCTGCGCCGGCAGATCCGGCTCTACCTGCTGATGCGGGGCGCGGCCCTGCGCGGCGCGGCACAGTACCGCGGGAACATCGCGGTGATGGTGCTGGCCGGCGCGGTCTACCAGGGCAGCGGCTTCGCGTTCGTCGGGGTGCTGCTGCACACGTTCGGCACGGTGGCCGGGTGGCGCCTCGGCGAGGTCGCCTTCCTGTACGGGATGCGCCTGCTCGCGCACGCGCTGTGGCTGGTCACCCTGGACGGGGTGGGCCAGGCCGACGCCGCGATCCGGGAGGGCCACCTGGACCGGATGCTGCTGCGCCCGGCGAACACCCTGGGCCAGCTGGCCAACCACACCCGCTCGCTGCTGCCGTTCGGCGACCTGTCGGTGGCGCTGGTGGTCTTCGGCGTCGCGCTGACCGTGGCGGACGTCGACCTCTCGCCGGGCTCGGTGGCGTTCCTGCTGCTGGCGGTGGTCGGCGGCGCGCTGATCGAGGGCTCCGCGGCGGTGCTGGTCGCGGGTTTCTCGGTACGCGTGCCGGACACCTGGGCGCTGCGGACGGTGCTGTTCGACGCGTTCGACACGCTGGGGTCGTACCCGCTGAGCATCTTCGGCAGCGGGGTGCAGCGGGTGCTGACGTACGTCTGGCCGATCGCGTTCGTGGCCTTCCTGCCGGCCAGTGTGGTGCTGGGCAGAACCGGTCAGCTCGCGGTTCCGGCAACGCTCGGGTACGCGACCCCGGCGGTCGGGGTGGTGCTGTTCACGCTCGCCTACCGGTTCTGGCGCCGCCAGCTGCGCGGGTATCAGGGCGTCGGTCACTGA
- a CDS encoding nucleoside hydrolase has product MLSYLDCDTGIDDALAIAYLLAHPGVTLAGIGTVNGNTTAPQAAANTLGLLALAGRDDIPVAVGEGEQPYPVSVHGGGGVGGVRLPAGGRPAPGTAVDLLLGLARRHPGELHVIVTGPCGNLAAALAAEPRLPELVASVTVMGGAVRTAGNRTSRAEANIRHDPAAAATVLSAPWPVTLVPLDVTVEHRWTVADSDALRAGGTPLHTVLADMLPAYFDAYESRLGAREIPLHDPLAAAVAAGEVTPADAPRLSIRVAADGRTVEDPTGSAVRVVLSLAEPAGPVLLRRIRGQ; this is encoded by the coding sequence ATGCTCAGCTACCTGGACTGCGACACCGGCATCGACGACGCGCTCGCCATCGCCTACCTGCTGGCCCACCCGGGCGTCACGCTCGCCGGGATCGGCACGGTCAACGGCAACACCACCGCGCCGCAGGCCGCCGCCAACACGCTGGGGCTGCTCGCCCTCGCCGGCCGCGACGACATCCCGGTCGCGGTCGGTGAGGGCGAGCAGCCGTACCCGGTGTCGGTGCACGGCGGCGGAGGCGTGGGCGGGGTGCGGCTGCCGGCCGGCGGCCGCCCCGCGCCCGGCACGGCGGTGGACCTGCTGCTCGGCCTGGCCCGGCGGCACCCGGGCGAGTTGCACGTGATCGTGACCGGTCCGTGCGGCAACCTGGCCGCCGCCCTGGCGGCCGAGCCGCGGCTGCCCGAGCTGGTCGCCTCGGTCACCGTGATGGGCGGCGCGGTCCGGACCGCCGGCAACCGCACCTCGCGCGCCGAGGCCAACATCCGCCACGACCCGGCCGCCGCGGCCACGGTCCTGTCCGCGCCGTGGCCGGTGACCCTGGTCCCGCTGGACGTGACCGTGGAGCACCGCTGGACGGTGGCCGACAGCGACGCGCTGCGTGCCGGCGGCACCCCGCTGCACACCGTCCTCGCCGACATGCTCCCGGCCTACTTCGACGCGTACGAGTCGCGGCTGGGCGCGCGGGAGATCCCGCTGCACGACCCGCTGGCCGCCGCCGTCGCGGCCGGTGAGGTGACCCCGGCCGACGCCCCGCGGCTGTCGATCCGGGTGGCGGCCGACGGGCGCACCGTCGAGGACCCGACCGGATCCGCGGTACGCGTGGTGCTGTCCCTCGCCGAGCCGGCCGGACCCGTCCTGCTGCGGCGCATCCGGGGTCAGTGA
- a CDS encoding pectate lyase family protein, whose translation MSPSRRTVLAATAAGVLAVGGTLAATGVSASAAESSPVGFASLNGGTSGGSSSTVVTVTTASALKSALSSSTSQTVRVSGLISISGMYTVASNKTVIGVGSGSGITGGGLNLSGVRNVIIRNLVFRNAGDDSINVQSGTTNVWIDHNDLADGYDGLIDIKRGSDFITVSWNHLHDHDKSMLLGHSDDNGSQDIGHLRVTYVHNWFDGTNQRHPRVRFANPVHVLNNYYSNVGSYGVASTENAGVLVERNYFENVAHPTVTQTGDSAEGNLRVLNNYLVNSGAEEVRNGAGVAAIPYSYTPEANNKVKATVTAGAGTGRI comes from the coding sequence ATGTCTCCATCGCGTCGTACCGTCCTCGCCGCGACCGCCGCCGGTGTCCTGGCCGTCGGCGGCACACTCGCCGCCACCGGCGTCAGCGCGTCCGCCGCCGAGTCCAGCCCGGTCGGGTTCGCCAGCCTCAACGGCGGCACCAGCGGCGGCTCGTCGAGCACCGTGGTCACCGTGACCACGGCGTCCGCGCTCAAGTCGGCGCTGAGCTCGAGCACCTCACAGACCGTACGGGTCTCCGGCCTGATCTCGATCTCGGGCATGTACACCGTCGCCTCGAACAAGACGGTCATCGGCGTCGGCTCGGGCTCCGGGATCACCGGCGGCGGCCTCAACCTCTCCGGCGTACGGAACGTGATCATCCGCAACCTGGTGTTCCGCAACGCCGGCGACGACTCGATCAACGTGCAGTCCGGCACCACCAACGTCTGGATCGACCACAACGACCTGGCCGACGGGTACGACGGCCTGATCGACATCAAGCGCGGCTCGGACTTCATCACGGTGTCCTGGAACCACCTGCACGACCACGACAAGTCGATGCTGCTCGGGCACAGCGACGACAACGGCTCCCAGGACATCGGGCACCTGCGCGTCACCTACGTGCACAACTGGTTCGACGGGACGAACCAGCGGCACCCGCGGGTCCGGTTCGCCAACCCGGTCCACGTGCTGAACAACTACTACAGCAACGTCGGCTCGTACGGCGTGGCGTCCACCGAGAACGCCGGCGTGCTCGTCGAGCGCAACTACTTCGAGAACGTCGCCCACCCGACGGTCACCCAGACCGGCGACTCGGCCGAGGGCAACCTCCGGGTGCTGAACAACTACCTGGTCAACTCGGGGGCCGAGGAGGTCCGCAACGGCGCCGGCGTCGCGGCCATCCCCTACTCCTACACCCCTGAGGCCAACAACAAGGTCAAGGCCACCGTCACGGCCGGCGCCGGCACCGGCAGGATCTGA
- a CDS encoding pectinesterase family protein, translating into MPGSPLPRRMMATTAASVMCATVLTGTAQAATALTVAADGSGDHTTIQAAVAAATSGTVITIKAGTYQGQVQIPASKSGITLQGATGVSADVVITGSTPASTAGTAGSATVHNLAPNSTIKGLTMQNTYGKGSQALALYAAGDRQVYRNVQMKGYQDTFLSWGGTGAKQIRQYVYKSYISGAVDFIYGNGALVIDSTTIESLDTGSTSNNGYITAAATDDSNPYGILITRSVLKSSAAARTVALGRCWHAGGAADAIGQVLVRDSTLGGHIRQAGAWQDMSGFSWRTCRFSEYANTGAGATTGTADRPQMTASTAANHTAQRYLAGADGWNPVP; encoded by the coding sequence ATGCCGGGCTCCCCGCTTCCCCGCCGCATGATGGCCACCACCGCCGCGTCCGTCATGTGCGCCACCGTCCTGACCGGCACCGCGCAGGCCGCCACGGCGCTCACCGTCGCGGCCGACGGCTCCGGCGACCACACCACGATCCAGGCCGCGGTCGCCGCCGCCACCAGCGGCACGGTGATCACCATCAAGGCCGGCACCTACCAGGGCCAGGTGCAGATCCCCGCCAGCAAGTCGGGCATCACCCTGCAGGGCGCGACCGGCGTCTCCGCCGACGTGGTGATCACCGGCAGCACACCGGCGTCGACCGCCGGCACGGCCGGCAGCGCCACCGTGCACAATCTGGCCCCGAACAGCACCATCAAGGGCCTTACCATGCAGAACACGTACGGCAAGGGCAGCCAGGCGCTCGCGCTGTACGCCGCCGGCGACCGGCAGGTCTACCGCAACGTGCAGATGAAGGGCTACCAGGACACGTTCCTGTCGTGGGGCGGCACCGGCGCGAAGCAGATCCGCCAGTACGTCTACAAGAGCTACATCTCCGGCGCCGTCGACTTCATCTACGGCAACGGCGCGCTCGTCATCGACAGCACCACGATCGAGTCGCTGGACACCGGCAGCACCTCCAACAACGGCTACATCACCGCGGCCGCCACCGACGACAGCAACCCGTACGGCATCCTGATCACCCGATCGGTGCTGAAGAGCTCGGCCGCCGCCCGGACCGTGGCCCTGGGCCGCTGCTGGCATGCCGGCGGCGCGGCCGACGCCATCGGTCAGGTGCTGGTCCGCGACTCGACGCTCGGCGGGCACATCCGGCAGGCCGGCGCCTGGCAGGACATGAGCGGCTTCTCCTGGAGGACGTGCCGCTTCAGCGAGTACGCCAACACCGGCGCGGGCGCCACCACCGGCACCGCCGACCGCCCGCAGATGACCGCGTCCACGGCCGCGAACCACACCGCCCAGAGATATCTGGCCGGCGCGGACGGCTGGAACCCGGTCCCGTAG
- a CDS encoding PQQ-binding-like beta-propeller repeat protein: MARRSPIRAVLAAAAVTTLALTVVATPAEAADATGVAVAYQINARHDGHSAAGVAAPPLDEKWRRDLGQAVSYPVIADNKAFVTVRTGDDYGTSLYAVDTRTGKDVWPPVELGGTYYWSALTLGGGRVYTINGDGRLTAFAIRTGRQLWQTDLPGQYAFSSAPTYHAGLVYTGGAGSGGTVYAVDAATGSLVWTAPVANGDHSSPAVTATGVYVSYACEQSYRFDPATGATRWVHSTGCSGGGGKTPVVAAGGLWVRESFDQTLPVLALGTGQVRTRFGSSGMPAPAFSGRTGFFVTGGELHAADAATPDQPLWTFTGDGSQLRTAPIVVNGYVYVGSQSGRVYAVDPATGRAVWSADTGAEITPPDEHNVSSPLTGLAAGQGVLLVPASGRLVAYGR; encoded by the coding sequence ATGGCCAGACGCTCACCGATACGTGCGGTGCTCGCCGCCGCTGCCGTCACCACGCTCGCCCTCACCGTCGTCGCGACCCCCGCGGAGGCGGCCGACGCCACCGGCGTCGCGGTGGCCTACCAGATCAACGCCCGGCACGACGGGCACTCGGCAGCCGGGGTGGCCGCGCCCCCGCTCGACGAGAAGTGGCGCCGCGACCTGGGGCAGGCGGTGTCGTACCCGGTCATCGCCGACAACAAGGCGTTCGTGACGGTTCGCACCGGCGACGACTACGGCACCTCGCTGTACGCGGTGGACACCCGCACCGGCAAGGATGTGTGGCCTCCGGTGGAACTCGGCGGCACGTACTACTGGTCGGCGCTGACCCTGGGCGGCGGCCGGGTCTACACGATCAACGGCGACGGCCGGCTGACCGCGTTCGCCATCCGGACCGGCCGCCAGCTGTGGCAGACCGATCTGCCCGGGCAGTACGCGTTCAGCTCCGCGCCGACGTACCACGCCGGCCTGGTCTACACCGGCGGGGCCGGCTCCGGCGGGACGGTGTACGCGGTGGACGCCGCGACCGGCTCGCTCGTGTGGACCGCCCCGGTCGCGAACGGCGACCACAGCTCACCGGCGGTGACCGCCACCGGCGTCTACGTGTCGTACGCGTGCGAGCAGTCGTACCGGTTCGACCCGGCGACCGGCGCGACCCGCTGGGTGCACTCCACCGGATGCTCGGGCGGCGGCGGCAAGACCCCGGTCGTCGCGGCCGGCGGCCTGTGGGTGCGTGAGTCGTTCGACCAGACGCTGCCGGTGCTGGCCCTCGGCACCGGTCAGGTGCGCACGCGCTTCGGGTCGTCGGGCATGCCCGCGCCGGCGTTCTCCGGCCGGACCGGCTTCTTCGTGACCGGCGGCGAGCTGCACGCCGCGGACGCCGCCACCCCGGACCAGCCGCTCTGGACCTTCACCGGTGACGGCAGCCAGCTGCGCACCGCGCCGATCGTCGTCAACGGCTACGTCTACGTCGGCTCGCAGAGCGGCAGGGTGTACGCCGTCGACCCGGCCACCGGCCGGGCGGTGTGGTCCGCCGACACCGGCGCCGAGATCACGCCGCCCGACGAGCACAACGTCTCGTCCCCGCTGACCGGCCTGGCGGCCGGGCAGGGCGTGCTGCTCGTGCCGGCGTCCGGCCGCCTGGTGGCGTACGGCCGCTGA
- a CDS encoding PLP-dependent aminotransferase family protein has translation MNDGNAAQRVIQDLRRLVAASAPGTRLPSVRELTGRHHASPVTVSGAIRVLVAQGLVEARPGRGTFVAARAKPAPAPDLSWQTVALGPRRSGESEMTALLALPPTGAIPLSGGYLDADLQPAAALGVALSRIARQPAAWQRGPAEGREDLRDWFARQARDGAGGAGLRGRDMVICPGGQAALSSALRALAAPGDTVLVESPTYLGALAAARAGGLRVAPVPADADGVLPDQLAAAFARTGARIFYCQPLYANPTGATLADRRRAAVLAAVRDNGAFLIEDDYARDLVIDGTAPPPLAADDPDGHVIYLRSLTKSAAPGLRIAAIGARGPAGARLRSARLLDDFFVAGPLQQAALEFVTGPAWGRHLRTLRLALRDRREALLSALRRHLPALLPPVAPRGGLHLWVRLPDGADDADVASAAAAEGVVVFPGRPWFAAEPPAPHLRLTWAAAPPDLMDEAVRRLARAVSR, from the coding sequence ATGAATGACGGTAACGCAGCACAGCGCGTTATCCAAGATCTGCGCCGCCTGGTGGCCGCCTCGGCACCCGGAACGCGGCTGCCGTCGGTGCGCGAGCTGACCGGGCGGCACCACGCCTCGCCGGTCACGGTCAGCGGGGCGATCCGGGTCCTGGTCGCGCAGGGCCTGGTGGAAGCGCGTCCGGGGCGCGGGACGTTCGTGGCGGCGCGGGCGAAGCCGGCGCCCGCGCCGGACCTGTCCTGGCAGACCGTCGCGCTCGGGCCGCGCCGATCCGGCGAGAGCGAGATGACGGCGTTACTGGCGTTACCGCCGACCGGCGCGATCCCGCTGTCCGGCGGCTACCTCGACGCGGACCTGCAGCCGGCCGCGGCGCTGGGCGTCGCGCTGTCCCGGATCGCCCGGCAGCCCGCCGCCTGGCAGCGCGGCCCCGCCGAGGGCCGCGAGGACCTGCGCGACTGGTTCGCCCGGCAGGCCCGGGACGGCGCCGGCGGCGCCGGGCTGCGCGGCCGGGACATGGTGATCTGCCCGGGCGGCCAGGCCGCCCTGTCGTCGGCGCTGCGCGCGCTCGCCGCGCCCGGCGACACCGTGCTGGTCGAGTCGCCGACCTACCTGGGAGCGCTGGCCGCGGCCCGGGCCGGCGGGCTGCGGGTGGCGCCGGTCCCCGCCGACGCCGACGGGGTCCTTCCGGACCAGCTCGCCGCGGCCTTCGCCCGCACCGGCGCCCGGATCTTCTACTGCCAGCCGCTCTACGCCAATCCGACCGGCGCGACCCTGGCGGACCGGCGCCGGGCCGCGGTGCTGGCCGCGGTACGCGACAACGGCGCCTTCCTGATCGAGGACGACTACGCCCGGGACCTGGTCATCGACGGCACGGCCCCGCCCCCGCTGGCCGCCGACGACCCGGACGGGCACGTGATCTACCTGCGCTCGCTGACCAAGTCGGCGGCCCCCGGCCTGCGCATCGCCGCGATCGGCGCGCGCGGCCCGGCCGGGGCGCGGCTGCGCTCCGCCCGCCTGCTCGACGACTTCTTCGTGGCCGGGCCGCTGCAGCAGGCCGCGCTGGAGTTCGTCACCGGACCGGCCTGGGGCCGCCATCTGCGTACGCTGCGGCTCGCCCTGCGCGACCGCCGTGAGGCGCTCCTGTCCGCCCTGCGCCGCCATCTGCCCGCGCTGCTGCCGCCGGTGGCCCCGCGCGGCGGCCTGCACCTGTGGGTCCGCCTTCCGGACGGCGCCGACGACGCCGACGTGGCGAGCGCGGCCGCCGCCGAGGGCGTCGTCGTCTTCCCGGGCCGCCCGTGGTTCGCGGCCGAGCCGCCCGCTCCCCACCTGCGCCTGACGTGGGCCGCGGCGCCACCCGACCTGATGGACGAGGCCGTCCGCCGGCTGGCCCGCGCGGTCTCGCGCTGA
- a CDS encoding DMT family transporter gives MREQSSATDRSTVTAGLVLGALGVLAFSMSLPATRVAVRELDPWFVAFGRAAGAAVLAAAYLRAVRAPRPTRAQWRRLSVVALGVVAGFPLFTSLALTSQTAAHGAVVITLLPAMTAIVAAARAHERPPLAFWLAGGGGLAAVLVFLGTTGAVHGSLGSGDLHLLAAVALCAAGYAEGGALARNLGGARTICWALLLALPATLPITLVALAGRAPHAGVHGWAAFGYLTAVSMFLGFFAWYAGLARGGIAHVGQIQLAQPVLTLLWSGLLLGEPVPAASIGAAVVVLGCVVLTQRTRAAGHVRRVSLHHSDGVPVPASARSGTRTPEA, from the coding sequence ATGAGAGAGCAGAGTAGCGCTACCGACCGCAGCACGGTAACAGCCGGTCTTGTCCTGGGGGCGCTGGGCGTCCTGGCGTTCAGCATGTCGCTGCCGGCCACCCGGGTCGCCGTGCGTGAGCTCGACCCGTGGTTCGTGGCGTTCGGGCGGGCGGCCGGCGCGGCGGTGCTCGCCGCCGCGTACCTGCGCGCCGTCCGGGCGCCCCGGCCCACGCGGGCCCAGTGGCGGCGGCTCTCGGTGGTCGCGCTCGGCGTGGTCGCCGGTTTCCCGCTGTTCACCTCGCTGGCACTGACCAGCCAGACCGCGGCCCACGGCGCGGTGGTGATCACCCTGCTGCCGGCCATGACCGCGATCGTCGCGGCGGCGCGCGCCCACGAGCGACCGCCCCTGGCGTTCTGGCTGGCCGGCGGCGGCGGGCTGGCCGCCGTGCTGGTCTTCCTGGGCACCACCGGGGCGGTGCACGGCTCGCTCGGCTCCGGCGACCTCCACCTGCTGGCCGCGGTGGCGCTGTGCGCCGCGGGCTACGCCGAGGGCGGGGCGCTGGCCCGGAATCTGGGCGGGGCCCGGACGATCTGCTGGGCGCTGCTGCTGGCGCTGCCGGCCACGCTGCCGATCACCCTGGTCGCGCTGGCCGGTCGTGCGCCGCACGCCGGCGTCCACGGCTGGGCGGCCTTCGGCTACCTGACCGCGGTGTCCATGTTCCTCGGCTTCTTCGCCTGGTACGCCGGTCTGGCGCGCGGCGGCATCGCGCACGTCGGGCAGATCCAGCTGGCCCAGCCGGTGCTGACCCTGCTCTGGTCGGGGCTGTTGCTGGGCGAGCCGGTGCCGGCCGCCTCGATCGGGGCGGCCGTGGTCGTGCTCGGCTGCGTGGTGCTGACCCAGCGCACCCGGGCCGCCGGTCACGTGCGACGGGTCAGCCTCCACCACAGCGACGGCGTGCCGGTTCCGGCGTCGGCGCGCAGCGGCACCCGTACGCCGGAAGCCTGA
- a CDS encoding D-alanyl-D-alanine carboxypeptidase family protein produces the protein MPAAAAVGGGSTYRGRNPVPGTGEPPARKRGLPALLLAVLVVGLLGAGTTAQLVRDLPAATLSTGLATTVRIPGAAPRIPWPAEGSAELMIQGLGRLGGSGGGTARPIGSVAKVMTAYVVLKSHPLDGDEEGPTLTVTAADVADYRSRIPSGQALVQVVEGERLTERDALEALLVPSANNIAHQLAVWTAGDVDAFVERMNAAADELGMTGTDYTDPSGFLPTTVSTAADQVKLAQEVLKSEVLADIVAMPEAQLPVAGRVHNHNALLGVDGVFGIKTGSTDEAGGNLLFAARLAVGGRKLVIVGAVFNQPGTDTSGQLAAVNRVVRKLLAAVRATVREYPLLAAAPVGTVRTAWGSSVTVTPASPLRVVGWPGLAVPVTTTTTGLGAQVRAGQAVGEVQASGVRVPLRADAGTGTPSLWWRLTRRT, from the coding sequence GTGCCCGCGGCCGCGGCGGTCGGCGGTGGCTCGACGTACCGTGGGCGAAATCCCGTACCGGGAACGGGCGAACCCCCGGCGCGCAAGCGCGGCCTGCCCGCGCTCCTGCTGGCCGTCCTCGTGGTCGGGCTGCTCGGCGCGGGGACGACGGCGCAACTCGTCCGGGACCTCCCGGCCGCCACCCTGAGCACCGGGCTCGCCACCACCGTCCGGATTCCCGGCGCCGCCCCGCGGATCCCGTGGCCGGCGGAGGGCTCCGCCGAGCTGATGATCCAGGGGCTGGGCCGTCTCGGCGGCTCGGGCGGCGGGACGGCCCGGCCGATCGGCAGCGTCGCCAAGGTGATGACCGCCTACGTGGTGCTGAAGAGCCATCCCCTCGACGGCGACGAGGAGGGCCCCACCCTCACGGTCACCGCCGCCGACGTGGCCGACTACCGCTCCCGCATCCCCAGCGGGCAGGCGCTGGTCCAGGTGGTCGAGGGGGAGCGGCTCACCGAGCGCGACGCGCTGGAGGCGCTCCTGGTGCCGTCGGCGAACAACATCGCGCACCAACTGGCCGTCTGGACCGCCGGCGACGTCGACGCCTTCGTCGAGCGGATGAACGCCGCCGCGGACGAGCTCGGGATGACCGGCACCGACTACACCGACCCGAGCGGTTTCCTGCCCACCACCGTCAGCACCGCTGCCGACCAGGTGAAACTGGCCCAGGAGGTGCTCAAGTCCGAGGTGTTGGCGGACATTGTGGCGATGCCCGAGGCGCAGCTGCCGGTGGCCGGGCGGGTGCACAACCACAACGCCCTGCTCGGTGTCGACGGGGTCTTCGGGATCAAGACCGGCTCGACCGACGAGGCCGGCGGCAACCTGCTCTTCGCCGCCCGGCTCGCGGTCGGCGGCCGCAAGCTGGTGATCGTCGGCGCGGTCTTCAACCAGCCCGGCACCGACACGTCCGGGCAGCTCGCGGCGGTCAACCGGGTGGTCCGCAAGCTGCTCGCCGCGGTGCGCGCGACGGTGCGGGAGTACCCGCTGCTGGCCGCGGCGCCGGTCGGCACGGTGCGGACGGCGTGGGGCTCGTCGGTCACGGTCACCCCGGCCAGCCCGCTGCGGGTGGTCGGGTGGCCGGGCCTCGCGGTCCCGGTCACGACGACCACGACGGGGCTGGGCGCGCAGGTCCGTGCCGGGCAGGCGGTCGGCGAGGTTCAGGCTTCCGGCGTACGGGTGCCGCTGCGCGCCGACGCCGGAACCGGCACGCCGTCGCTGTGGTGGAGGCTGACCCGTCGCACGTGA